The Streptomyces sp. NBC_00510 genomic interval CGCCATGGCGGCCCGGCTCAAGGGCTACCGCATGGTCTGCGTCATGCCCGAGAACACCTCGTCCGAGCGGCGCGAACTGCTCACGATGTGGGGCGCCGAGATCATCCCCTCCCCGGCCGCCGGCGGCTCCAACACCGCCGTCCGCGTCGCCAAGGAACTGGCCGCCGAGCACCCCGACTGGGTGATGCTCTACCAGTACGGCAACCCGGACAACGCCGGCGCCCACTACGCCACGACCGGCCCGGAGATCCTGACCGACCTCCCCTCCGTCACCCACTTCGTCGCCGGGCTCGGCACCACCGGGACCCTCATGGGCGTCGGCCGCTACCTGCGCGAGAAGGTCCCCGGCGTGCAGATCGTCGCCGCCGAGCCCCGCTACGACGACCTCGTCTACGGACTGCGCAACCTCGACGAGGGCTTCATCCCCGAGCTCTACGACGAGTCCGTCCTCACCACCCGCTTCTCCGTCGGCTCCGAGGACGCCGTCCGCCGCACCCGCGAACTGCTCCAGCAGGAGGGCATCTTCGCCGGCGTCTCCACCGGAGCCGCCCTCCACGCCGCCCTCGGCGTGGCCCGCAAGGCCGAACGCGCCGGGGAGCGCGCCGACATCGTGTTCGTCGTCGCCGACGGCGGCTGGAAGTACCTGTCGACCGGCATCTACACCGCCGCGTCCACCGAGGCGGCCGTCGCCGCCCTGCACGGCCAGCTCTGGGCCTGATCCTCCCCCCACGGCGCCCTCACCCCGCCGGACTTCCGGCGGCGAGGGCGCCGTACTGGTGATTCCGCCCACAACGGGGCTCCGCAGAGGAGCACGCGCACGCCGTGCGCCTTACGCTCAAGAACACATGGCGGGTCGCTCCCGCCCCTCCCCCCTCCCCCTGCGGAGCGGGGGCGTCGTGGCGCGCCAACGCAAGACCCCCGGAACAATCCACGGAGGTTTCTGCACATGAAGCTCACCGTCGTCGGCTGCTCGGGGTCGTTCCCGTCCGCGGAATCGGCCTGCTCGAGCTACCTCATCGAGGCCGACGGCTTCCGGCTGCTCCTCGACATGGGCAACGGCGCCCTCGGCGAGCTGCAGCGCCACTGCGGTCTGTACGACCTCGACGCCATCCTGCTGAGCCATCTGCACGCCGACCACTGCATCGACATGTGCGCCTACTTCGTCGCGCGCTACTACCGCCACGAGGGCGGCCCCGCCCACGCCATCCCCGTGTACGGGCCCGAGGGCACCGAACGGCGGCTGGCCAGCGCGTACGGGGACGTGCCCGACGAGAAGTGCATGAGCGAGGTCTTCGACTTCCGCACCCTCGAACCCGGCACCTTCCGCCTCGGCCCCTTCACCATCACCGCGGACGTCGTCAGCCACCCCGTCGAGGCGTACGGCTTCCGTGTCGAGCACGCCGGTCGCGCCATCACCTATTCGGGGGACACCGGTCCCTGCGACGCGCTGCTGACCCTCAGCGAGGGCACCGACCTCTTCCTGTGCGAGGCCTCCTTCACGCACGGCAAGGAGGACATCCCCGACCTGCACCTCAACGGCCGCGAGGCCGGCCAGTACGCGGACCGCGCGGGGGCCGGGCGGCTGCTGCTCACCCACATCCCGCCGTGGACCGACCCGCTGACCAACCTCAAGCACGCCCGCGAGGTCTACGACGGCCCGGTCGAGGTGGCGAAGGCCGGCGCGGTCTACGAGGTCTGAGCGCCCCGCCCGGAGCAGTACGAAGCCCCCGGAACCAGACCTTCGGTTCCAGGGGCTTCGTCGTGTGCCGCGCCGGGCGCTACGCCTTGACGAGGTCCTCGTTCTCCTCCTCGGGCTCGCGGCCCGGGGTGGGGAGGTTGAACTTGGTGATCGCGAAGCGGAAGACCACGTAGTAGATCACCGAGAAGACGAGTCCGATCGGGATGATCAGCCACGGCTTGGTCGACAGGTTCCAGTTCAGCAGGTAGTCGATGGCGCCGGCCGAGAACGTGAAGCCCGCATGGACGCCGAAGGCCCAGGTCACGGCCATGGACAGCGCGGTGAGCACCGCGTGGATCGCGTAGAGCAGCGGCGCGATGAACATGAAGGAGAACTCGATCGGCTCGGTGACACCGGTGACGAAGGAGGTCAGCGCGAGCGAGATCATCATGCCCATGACGGCCTTGCGGCGCTCGGGACGGGCCGTGTGGGCGATGGCCAGGGCGGCGGCCGGGAGGCCGAACATCATGATCGGGAAGAAGCCGGTCATGAACTGCCCGGCACCGGGGTCGCCGGCGAAGAAGCGGCTCAGGTCGCCGTGGACGACGGTGCCCGCGGAGTTGGTGAAGTCACCCAGCTGGAACCAGGCCACCGAGTTCACGAACTGGTGCATGCCGATCGGGATCAGCGCACGGTTGATCAGACCGAACAGCGCGGCGCCGACCGAGCCGAGACCGGTCATCCACTCGCCGAAGTTGCTGATGACCTCGCCGATGGGCTCCCAGACCAGACCGAAGAACACACCGACCAGGACGCCGACGAAGGCCATGATGATCGGCACGAGGCGGCGGCCGTTGAAGAAGCCGAGCCAGTCCACCAGCTTCTTGCGGTGGTAGCGCTGCCACAGGACGGCGGCGAGCAGACCCATGATGATGCCGCCGAGCACACCGGGGTTGTTGTAGGTGGCGGGGATGTCCGCGCCGGCCTGGATCTTGGCCTCGGTGACCGGGAAGGCCTTCAGGACGTTGCTGTAGACCAGGAAGCCGACCAGCGCGGCGAGGGCGGTCGAGCCGTCGGCCTTCTTGGCGAAGCCGATGGCGACGCCGATGCAGAACAGCAGCGGCAG includes:
- a CDS encoding cysteine synthase — translated: MRYDSPLAAVGNTPLVRLPRLSPSGEVSVWAKLEDRNPTGSVKDRPALHMIEQAERAGRLTPGCTILEPTSGNTGISLAMAARLKGYRMVCVMPENTSSERRELLTMWGAEIIPSPAAGGSNTAVRVAKELAAEHPDWVMLYQYGNPDNAGAHYATTGPEILTDLPSVTHFVAGLGTTGTLMGVGRYLREKVPGVQIVAAEPRYDDLVYGLRNLDEGFIPELYDESVLTTRFSVGSEDAVRRTRELLQQEGIFAGVSTGAALHAALGVARKAERAGERADIVFVVADGGWKYLSTGIYTAASTEAAVAALHGQLWA
- a CDS encoding MBL fold metallo-hydrolase produces the protein MKLTVVGCSGSFPSAESACSSYLIEADGFRLLLDMGNGALGELQRHCGLYDLDAILLSHLHADHCIDMCAYFVARYYRHEGGPAHAIPVYGPEGTERRLASAYGDVPDEKCMSEVFDFRTLEPGTFRLGPFTITADVVSHPVEAYGFRVEHAGRAITYSGDTGPCDALLTLSEGTDLFLCEASFTHGKEDIPDLHLNGREAGQYADRAGAGRLLLTHIPPWTDPLTNLKHAREVYDGPVEVAKAGAVYEV
- a CDS encoding PTS transporter subunit EIIC → MTTATASAAPAAKKRGSGLFQGLQKVGRSLQLPIAVLPAAGILLRLGQPDVFGADGLGWDKVASVFATAGGAVFDNLPLLFCIGVAIGFAKKADGSTALAALVGFLVYSNVLKAFPVTEAKIQAGADIPATYNNPGVLGGIIMGLLAAVLWQRYHRKKLVDWLGFFNGRRLVPIIMAFVGVLVGVFFGLVWEPIGEVISNFGEWMTGLGSVGAALFGLINRALIPIGMHQFVNSVAWFQLGDFTNSAGTVVHGDLSRFFAGDPGAGQFMTGFFPIMMFGLPAAALAIAHTARPERRKAVMGMMISLALTSFVTGVTEPIEFSFMFIAPLLYAIHAVLTALSMAVTWAFGVHAGFTFSAGAIDYLLNWNLSTKPWLIIPIGLVFSVIYYVVFRFAITKFNLPTPGREPEEENEDLVKA